In Halorhabdus tiamatea SARL4B, a genomic segment contains:
- the gatD gene encoding Glu-tRNA(Gln) amidotransferase subunit GatD, with the protein MNPGDRVAVEDGEGTFEGVLLPSTDAETLVVKLPSGYNVGVDRSAAEADVLEADVYDIESGEASEESKIEFDKDLPTISLISTGGTIASTVDYRTGAVTAQFDAEDVLRAVPELAGLANYRGRVVANILSENMTPDVWVDLAQAIHEEIEAGADGVVVMHGTDTMQFSASAISFMLETPVPIVFTGSQRSADRPSSDNVMNAVCAVEAAKSDAAEVMIAMHASESDDACALHRGTRARKNHTSRRDAFETIGRKPLGTVDYETSEADAASDTRATDSRETREITFRREYEERGETDLELRASLETDVDLVKFTPGAGPSMLDPVEGSAGVVIEGTGLGHVNTNWIDRIDALVEDGTTVVMTSQCIDGRVCDRVYDTGRDLLDAGVIEGEDMLPGTAMVKLMWVLANRDDPAVAMREPLAGEITDRSTPWE; encoded by the coding sequence ATGAATCCAGGAGATCGCGTTGCAGTCGAGGACGGCGAGGGGACCTTCGAGGGCGTGTTACTCCCCTCGACGGACGCGGAAACGCTCGTCGTCAAACTCCCGAGTGGCTACAACGTCGGCGTCGATCGCTCCGCTGCCGAGGCCGACGTCCTCGAGGCGGACGTCTACGACATCGAATCCGGCGAGGCGAGCGAGGAGTCGAAAATCGAGTTCGACAAGGACCTCCCGACGATATCACTCATCTCGACCGGCGGCACTATCGCCTCGACCGTCGACTACCGCACCGGCGCGGTCACTGCCCAGTTCGACGCCGAGGACGTCCTCCGGGCCGTCCCCGAACTCGCCGGGTTGGCGAACTATCGCGGGCGCGTCGTCGCGAACATCCTCAGCGAGAACATGACCCCTGACGTGTGGGTGGATCTCGCACAGGCCATTCACGAGGAGATCGAAGCGGGGGCCGACGGCGTCGTCGTCATGCACGGCACCGACACGATGCAGTTCTCCGCGAGCGCGATATCCTTCATGCTGGAGACGCCGGTCCCGATCGTCTTCACCGGCAGCCAGCGCTCGGCCGATCGCCCCTCTTCGGACAACGTGATGAACGCCGTCTGCGCGGTCGAGGCCGCCAAAAGCGACGCCGCGGAGGTCATGATCGCCATGCACGCCTCCGAGAGCGACGACGCCTGTGCGCTCCACCGTGGGACTCGCGCCCGGAAGAACCACACCTCCCGCCGTGATGCGTTCGAAACGATCGGCCGGAAACCGCTCGGGACTGTCGACTACGAGACGAGCGAGGCCGACGCGGCCTCGGACACTCGAGCGACCGACAGCCGCGAGACCCGCGAGATTACGTTTCGACGGGAATACGAGGAGCGCGGAGAAACTGACTTGGAGCTTCGAGCGAGTCTCGAAACCGACGTCGACCTCGTGAAGTTCACACCTGGTGCGGGACCGTCGATGCTCGATCCCGTCGAGGGATCGGCTGGCGTGGTGATCGAGGGGACCGGCCTGGGACACGTCAATACGAACTGGATCGACCGGATCGACGCGCTGGTCGAGGACGGCACGACGGTCGTCATGACCAGCCAGTGTATCGACGGCCGGGTCTGCGATCGGGTCTACGACACCGGCCGCGATCTGCTGGACGCTGGCGTGATCGAGGGCGAGGACATGCTCCCCGGGACGGCGATGGTCAAGCTGATGTGGGTGCTGGCCAACCGCGACGACCCGGCGGTCGCCATGCGCGAACCGCTCGCCGGCGAGATCACCGACCGATCGACACCCTGGGAATAG
- a CDS encoding DUF5802 family protein — MFEPFSGSYYLGRLYVEPHDGATPAIARQDYKALRQQLYGNEGHGSGPVVMKLDQRHFPVTGVPSVPAETLAVPPEILSDSQIENPPSLREVLLATADRAEQLLSLIGSVEDRRRQDDGSVDGPAGDGRPTGI; from the coding sequence ATGTTCGAACCGTTCTCGGGATCGTACTACCTCGGGCGGTTGTACGTCGAGCCACACGACGGAGCGACGCCGGCGATAGCGAGACAGGACTACAAAGCACTTCGCCAGCAGCTTTACGGCAATGAGGGGCACGGGAGCGGGCCGGTGGTGATGAAACTCGACCAGCGACACTTCCCAGTCACAGGCGTCCCGTCCGTACCGGCAGAGACACTCGCGGTGCCGCCCGAGATTCTCTCGGACTCGCAAATCGAGAATCCACCGTCGTTGCGGGAAGTGTTACTCGCGACGGCCGATCGAGCCGAGCAATTGCTATCGCTGATCGGTAGCGTGGAGGACCGTCGACGCCAGGACGACGGTTCTGTCGACGGACCCGCTGGCGACGGCCGACCCACCGGGATTTAA
- a CDS encoding Vms1/Ankzf1 family peptidyl-tRNA hydrolase, translating into MLDELLGRAQLRERIEELEEENRHLQRQLDAESDRRADIETEYQEAERRANRLEDRVQELTDRVDRLSGSGRDVSARRRESLRGERLTTVLARLESVETDPEGALTAFVDDGTLPDAVSEASGDRASLVSRAAPCFVFTDDAGLLSVALQAPIEPDPFVTWSDGFEIDRSHFEPTGTFTLALVRSDLFAMGEYVGRERVAFHGFDSDLGRNHSKGGFSQARFERLRDEQIDSHLQRCQLALEERSTDRLYVVGEKTVLDAFDDEADVTATVDATGEPEPALADAFRDFWTTTLWAI; encoded by the coding sequence ATGCTCGACGAGCTACTTGGCCGTGCCCAACTCAGGGAGCGAATCGAGGAACTCGAGGAGGAGAACCGCCACCTCCAGCGCCAGTTGGACGCTGAATCCGACCGTCGGGCCGACATCGAAACGGAATACCAGGAGGCCGAACGTCGTGCGAACCGCCTGGAGGACCGAGTCCAGGAGCTGACGGATCGTGTCGATCGGCTCTCGGGATCGGGCCGAGACGTGTCCGCTCGTCGACGGGAGTCGTTGCGCGGTGAGCGTCTCACGACGGTCCTGGCCCGTCTCGAATCTGTTGAGACCGATCCGGAAGGCGCGCTGACGGCGTTCGTCGACGACGGGACGCTTCCGGACGCCGTCAGCGAGGCGTCCGGCGACCGTGCGAGCCTGGTCTCCCGGGCCGCGCCGTGTTTTGTATTCACCGACGATGCCGGCTTGCTCAGCGTGGCACTGCAAGCCCCGATCGAACCCGACCCGTTCGTCACCTGGAGTGATGGGTTTGAAATCGATCGTTCTCACTTCGAACCGACAGGAACGTTCACGCTGGCGCTGGTCCGCTCTGATCTCTTCGCGATGGGCGAATACGTTGGACGTGAACGCGTCGCGTTCCACGGATTCGACAGCGACCTCGGTCGCAATCACTCGAAAGGCGGTTTCTCGCAGGCCCGCTTCGAACGGCTTCGCGACGAGCAGATCGACTCACACCTCCAGCGGTGCCAGCTGGCCCTCGAAGAACGATCGACCGACCGGCTGTACGTTGTCGGAGAGAAAACCGTCCTGGACGCGTTCGACGACGAGGCCGACGTCACGGCGACTGTCGACGCGACCGGCGAGCCCGAACCGGCTCTGGCCGATGCGTTCCGTGACTTCTGGACGACGACGCTCTGGGCGATCTGA
- a CDS encoding ICP22 family protein produces MRYRVPVAVLLVAMGLAVGPALASAVVGPSTTTADHSVTSPSDLLVNTTANESDTPTEENATPTLGSKMSAFMQSNTVSAESAVENGMWKAGYNQANTSARRNAVQQRTASLERRLQRLENQLAAIENESVDVRNPRSAATVSGLAARIHALERAINDTDEKAREVGVNTTRLDALRSQATNMSGHEVASMARNLSVGPPADVPRGPPADSPAGPNESAGNGPKGPNGTMPPGANGTAQPGANGTAPPGTNGTSPPGGNGGPSDPRNDDTNPPGDDGGTTNPSLDRGEGNDNQSTPDNGPDGSQPDHRGSPAANGSETMPNSGNADGASGTDPATPDGNETGDDDTPDADPGNPDTTDGDTRTTPGNGTDDSPGADGTNHGTEPGEQPAGSDTETTDTDDTPRSDSDTAGSPASDANLDGAPTANETGQTPGSGANSDETGGSNGDPGNAPDADGVSAKGPDPAATFRRLQTKQHG; encoded by the coding sequence ATGAGATATCGGGTTCCCGTGGCCGTACTATTGGTCGCCATGGGTCTCGCAGTCGGGCCGGCTCTGGCATCGGCAGTCGTCGGCCCCAGTACGACGACAGCCGATCACTCCGTCACGTCACCCTCGGATCTCCTCGTGAACACGACTGCGAACGAGAGCGACACGCCGACCGAAGAGAACGCGACGCCCACACTGGGAAGCAAAATGAGCGCCTTTATGCAGTCGAATACGGTATCGGCCGAGTCTGCCGTCGAGAACGGGATGTGGAAGGCCGGGTACAACCAGGCGAACACGTCGGCGAGACGAAACGCGGTCCAGCAGCGCACCGCATCGCTCGAACGCCGACTCCAACGGCTCGAGAACCAACTCGCCGCCATCGAAAACGAGAGTGTCGACGTTCGGAACCCGCGATCAGCCGCCACCGTTTCGGGTCTCGCAGCACGGATTCACGCCTTAGAGCGAGCGATCAACGACACGGACGAGAAAGCGCGCGAGGTCGGAGTCAATACGACCCGTCTCGATGCCCTCCGGTCGCAGGCCACGAACATGAGTGGCCACGAGGTCGCTTCGATGGCCCGTAATCTCTCCGTCGGGCCGCCAGCGGACGTGCCACGGGGGCCACCGGCTGATTCGCCCGCCGGCCCGAACGAATCCGCTGGGAATGGACCCAAAGGCCCGAACGGAACGATGCCACCGGGTGCGAACGGCACAGCACAACCCGGAGCGAACGGGACGGCACCACCCGGGACAAACGGTACATCACCACCGGGGGGAAATGGGGGGCCATCTGATCCACGCAACGATGACACTAACCCACCGGGGGACGATGGGGGAACGACGAACCCATCTCTCGACCGTGGTGAGGGAAACGACAATCAATCGACGCCAGACAACGGACCAGACGGTTCCCAGCCAGACCACCGCGGCTCTCCGGCCGCGAACGGTTCCGAAACAATGCCGAACAGCGGGAATGCTGACGGGGCCTCCGGAACGGATCCCGCCACTCCAGACGGGAACGAAACGGGTGATGACGACACGCCAGACGCCGATCCGGGCAATCCGGATACGACTGACGGCGACACCCGGACGACACCCGGAAACGGAACCGACGACTCACCAGGAGCCGATGGGACGAACCACGGAACAGAACCCGGCGAGCAACCGGCCGGATCAGACACTGAGACCACCGATACTGACGACACACCCCGTTCCGATAGCGACACTGCTGGATCCCCCGCTTCTGACGCCAATTTGGATGGGGCCCCGACTGCCAACGAGACGGGACAGACCCCGGGTTCGGGTGCCAACTCCGACGAGACGGGGGGTTCGAATGGCGACCCGGGGAACGCACCGGACGCCGATGGCGTGAGTGCGAAAGGGCCGGACCCCGCGGCGACGTTCAGACGCCTCCAAACGAAACAACACGGCTAA
- a CDS encoding FG-GAP repeat protein translates to MDESRRNALKFVGTASLTAVAGCSGIAAPGQSFGERRTLTPDDGDADGLFGNEVAVSRDRSTILVSAYQADTPVGTETGAVYVFERADDSWTQAGKLVPDASREIYSFGAGVALSADGTTAVVGCGFDERRAMQTSGAVYVFERVDGEWSQGARLIEDVADDTTDRSVAFANALGESVEVSADGGTVLAGAPYHAFSTTSGAPPVSGGSAFDDVVASVNDSIGPAPGAAFVFERSGEEWHQAAKFAPEERWGPDHVGSAVALTGDGSKAFVASQGGGSVTVFEGVEESWAEASTLPIDDDTFLLRDGVIGISSDGTTAVVGDYGGPASVFEWADGEWSRSATLSPGQTDNPGKNAHVALSADGETALIVRPSTEQGTAVEAVTRSGGSWDRKTVLSAGDGRSNVRFGRSLALAGDGTTAVVGADRAATENGIPTGAAFVFE, encoded by the coding sequence ATGGACGAGAGCCGTCGAAACGCCCTCAAATTCGTCGGAACAGCCAGTCTCACGGCGGTTGCTGGCTGTAGCGGCATTGCCGCCCCCGGCCAGTCCTTCGGCGAGCGAAGGACGCTCACACCCGACGACGGCGACGCGGACGGCCTGTTCGGCAACGAAGTCGCCGTTTCCCGGGACAGATCGACGATTCTCGTCAGCGCATATCAAGCCGACACGCCCGTTGGAACGGAAACGGGGGCAGTCTACGTCTTCGAACGCGCGGACGATTCCTGGACCCAAGCTGGGAAACTCGTTCCCGACGCCTCGCGAGAAATCTACTCGTTCGGGGCCGGCGTGGCGCTGTCGGCCGACGGGACGACGGCCGTCGTCGGGTGTGGGTTCGACGAGCGACGCGCGATGCAGACATCCGGTGCGGTGTACGTCTTCGAACGGGTCGACGGCGAGTGGAGCCAGGGGGCGAGGTTGATCGAGGACGTGGCGGATGACACCACCGACAGGTCGGTGGCGTTTGCCAATGCGCTCGGCGAATCCGTCGAGGTCTCGGCCGACGGGGGGACGGTGCTGGCCGGCGCACCCTACCACGCCTTCAGTACGACCAGCGGTGCGCCGCCGGTATCCGGTGGGTCGGCCTTCGACGACGTGGTCGCGTCCGTGAACGACTCGATCGGACCGGCACCGGGGGCGGCGTTCGTCTTCGAGCGATCCGGCGAGGAGTGGCACCAGGCCGCGAAGTTCGCCCCCGAGGAACGGTGGGGACCAGACCACGTTGGATCAGCGGTCGCACTCACAGGTGATGGGTCGAAAGCCTTCGTCGCCTCCCAGGGGGGCGGTTCGGTCACCGTCTTCGAGGGCGTTGAGGAGTCCTGGGCCGAAGCATCGACACTCCCGATCGACGACGATACCTTCCTGTTACGCGACGGTGTGATCGGCATATCCAGTGACGGCACCACGGCCGTCGTCGGGGACTACGGCGGCCCGGCGTCCGTCTTCGAGTGGGCGGACGGCGAGTGGAGCCGATCGGCGACACTCTCACCCGGCCAGACGGACAACCCCGGGAAGAACGCGCACGTCGCGCTCTCCGCCGACGGCGAGACGGCCCTCATCGTCAGGCCGAGTACCGAACAGGGGACTGCTGTCGAGGCCGTCACCCGGTCGGGAGGCTCGTGGGACCGGAAGACTGTACTCAGCGCCGGGGACGGACGATCGAATGTTCGTTTCGGACGGTCACTGGCACTCGCCGGTGACGGAACTACGGCCGTCGTCGGCGCTGATCGGGCAGCCACGGAGAACGGCATCCCCACCGGTGCGGCGTTTGTTTTCGAGTAA
- a CDS encoding COX15/CtaA family protein, whose translation MNRRFRYLVATTILFVFTTILLGVATKSYGAGLACQARWPVCDGGVLNLFPESFPSFFEWIHRVVAGIGGLFIVGSAIDSWRRETPAKIRYALTLGAVLTPLQVLLGQQTVVNFGTSEVLTAHFWTAFTIFGAFSFAFVATWADSVRSTHLTAAVLGALVLFPANVLLTPPFISSYTPVLGTLQYAVLLVLVLAVLTLVVVGREELSGRYRHAPLVVLAALPITVYLGRHLIAASTLHQTAYLLAGLAVYGGLIASAVGLWRAENGSIGI comes from the coding sequence ATGAATCGGCGGTTTCGCTATCTCGTCGCCACGACGATCCTGTTCGTGTTCACGACGATATTGCTGGGCGTCGCAACGAAATCTTACGGGGCTGGGCTGGCCTGCCAGGCCCGCTGGCCGGTCTGTGACGGCGGAGTGCTGAATCTCTTTCCGGAGTCGTTCCCGAGTTTCTTCGAGTGGATCCACCGGGTCGTCGCCGGGATCGGCGGGCTGTTCATCGTCGGGTCGGCGATCGACTCCTGGCGGCGTGAGACGCCCGCGAAAATCCGGTACGCACTCACTCTCGGTGCGGTGTTGACGCCGCTGCAGGTACTGCTTGGTCAGCAGACCGTCGTCAACTTCGGGACGTCCGAGGTACTGACGGCGCACTTCTGGACGGCATTTACGATCTTCGGTGCGTTCTCGTTTGCCTTCGTGGCGACCTGGGCTGACTCGGTCCGATCGACCCACCTCACCGCCGCTGTCCTCGGCGCGCTCGTTCTCTTCCCCGCGAACGTCCTGTTGACGCCGCCGTTTATCAGCAGCTACACGCCGGTCCTGGGCACGCTACAGTACGCCGTCCTGCTCGTCCTGGTCCTTGCCGTTCTCACGCTCGTGGTCGTCGGCCGCGAGGAACTGTCCGGACGGTACCGACACGCACCGCTCGTCGTCCTCGCGGCACTGCCGATAACTGTCTACCTCGGTCGGCATCTGATCGCCGCCTCGACACTCCACCAGACAGCGTATCTACTCGCCGGACTCGCCGTCTACGGTGGATTGATCGCGAGCGCTGTCGGGCTGTGGCGTGCTGAAAACGGCTCAATCGGAATCTAG
- a CDS encoding ribonuclease H family protein encodes MAAYGRPSLRDLFDDSPTPHIAHPPQTHHRDFYLATDGSFHGGEGGLGVVIETRDGKCVARLAVPDVVPDNNVAEYRALHFGLDVLAARAPPRSRVGVLVDHNELAKNVNAAMLDLAAPRVDSPHRTSVPAATTNHWRGIQARVRGFHALRVARIESDVNPAHPLANAPEEYAHVNDECEQCLRPDPVETVSESVPPPSRADRPADD; translated from the coding sequence ATGGCCGCATACGGCCGGCCGAGCCTCAGAGACCTGTTCGACGATTCTCCGACGCCACACATCGCCCACCCGCCACAGACCCACCACCGGGATTTCTATCTCGCCACGGACGGATCCTTCCACGGCGGGGAGGGCGGTCTCGGCGTCGTGATCGAGACGCGCGACGGCAAATGCGTCGCGCGGCTGGCAGTCCCGGACGTCGTCCCGGACAACAACGTCGCGGAATATCGCGCGTTGCACTTCGGTCTGGACGTCCTCGCCGCCAGAGCACCACCCCGCTCGCGTGTCGGTGTCCTCGTCGACCACAACGAACTCGCAAAGAACGTCAACGCGGCGATGCTCGATCTCGCCGCCCCCCGCGTCGACTCTCCACACCGAACGTCGGTCCCAGCGGCCACGACGAACCATTGGCGGGGGATTCAAGCGCGCGTTCGCGGATTTCACGCGCTCCGAGTCGCCCGGATCGAGAGCGACGTGAATCCCGCCCATCCCCTGGCGAACGCACCGGAGGAGTACGCCCACGTCAACGACGAGTGCGAGCAGTGTCTGCGCCCTGACCCGGTCGAGACTGTCTCCGAGAGCGTCCCACCACCCTCACGCGCGGATCGACCGGCTGACGACTGA
- a CDS encoding metalloregulator ArsR/SmtB family transcription factor has product MESAELLDLLGNANRRRILRLLARKPCYVTEISDYLGVSPKAVIDHLRQLEEAGLVESRTDERRRKYFYISRGFRLEVTASPYDFGTKTAYPASSGLDITSCKHLSIDVDPDGASELPELAVEMRRLRRLRNELSLAQRWVQGRLTDVMERVSDEIDDSDDRLYVEVMGAIADGGADIETISRRVEVPPPVVEDVLQSLQSRGVVEQEGGQWVLRR; this is encoded by the coding sequence ATGGAATCTGCCGAGTTACTCGATCTCCTGGGGAACGCGAACCGCCGACGCATCCTGCGTCTGCTGGCGCGCAAACCCTGTTACGTCACGGAGATCAGCGACTATCTCGGCGTGAGTCCGAAGGCTGTCATCGATCACCTGCGACAACTCGAGGAGGCCGGCCTCGTCGAGAGCAGAACCGACGAACGCCGTCGCAAGTACTTTTACATCTCGCGAGGCTTCCGGCTCGAAGTCACGGCCTCGCCATACGATTTCGGGACGAAGACTGCGTATCCGGCCAGTTCCGGACTGGACATCACTTCGTGTAAGCACCTCTCGATCGACGTCGACCCCGACGGCGCGTCCGAGTTGCCGGAGCTGGCCGTCGAGATGCGGCGGCTTCGTCGGCTCCGCAACGAGCTGTCGCTCGCCCAGCGGTGGGTCCAGGGGCGACTTACGGACGTCATGGAGCGCGTCAGCGACGAAATCGACGACAGCGACGATCGTCTCTACGTCGAAGTGATGGGCGCTATCGCCGACGGCGGTGCCGACATCGAGACCATCAGTCGCCGGGTAGAAGTCCCGCCGCCGGTCGTCGAGGACGTCCTCCAGTCGCTGCAATCCCGTGGCGTCGTCGAGCAAGAGGGCGGGCAGTGGGTACTCCGCAGATGA
- a CDS encoding replication factor C large subunit translates to MTDWTETHRPSTLTEVRGNDKARDALQEWADTWPDHREAVILYGSPGVGKTSAAHALANDMDWPTIELNASDSRTKDVIERVAGEAAKSGTLTQGGSGRRLVILDEADNLHGNVDRGGTRAITSLVKEAQQPMVLIANEFYEMSNGLRNACRDIEFRDVSARSIVPVLRDICRQEDVGFEEDALRKIAEMNDGDLRGAINDLQAIAEGRETVTEDDVVTSERDRTTDIFSFLDTVLKEADAQEALEASYDVDETPDDLISWIEDNVPKDYEGAELAAAYRSLANADRWLGRVRATQNYTFWRYASDAMTAGVAAARSGEKGGWTRYGPPSYWSKLGRTSGARDTRDDVARAIATESGVSMSTARREVLPYLETMTHHCTNRELTVAMTGAYDLDPDHVAFITGSGADTNKIASIVEDAAERRETAAVDASEGAFESGETDESSSEGAVQGNERAETADETTPESQAVETDAASSQEEAEPSGEEDDSDDQQTGLGDFV, encoded by the coding sequence ATGACCGACTGGACGGAGACACATCGTCCTTCGACACTCACGGAGGTGCGGGGCAACGACAAGGCCCGCGACGCCCTTCAGGAGTGGGCTGACACCTGGCCCGACCACCGCGAGGCCGTCATCCTCTATGGCTCGCCGGGCGTCGGGAAGACCTCCGCGGCCCACGCGCTCGCCAACGACATGGACTGGCCGACGATCGAACTCAACGCCAGCGACTCCCGGACGAAAGACGTCATCGAGCGGGTCGCGGGGGAGGCAGCCAAAAGCGGGACGCTCACTCAAGGGGGGTCAGGGCGGCGACTCGTCATCCTAGACGAGGCCGACAACCTCCACGGCAACGTCGACCGCGGCGGGACGCGGGCGATCACCTCGCTGGTCAAGGAGGCCCAACAGCCGATGGTCCTCATCGCCAACGAGTTCTACGAGATGAGCAACGGGCTCCGCAACGCCTGCCGCGACATCGAGTTCCGAGACGTCTCCGCCCGGTCGATCGTGCCCGTCCTCCGGGACATCTGCCGCCAGGAGGACGTCGGGTTCGAAGAAGACGCACTCCGGAAGATCGCGGAGATGAACGACGGCGATCTCCGGGGCGCGATCAACGATCTGCAGGCCATCGCGGAGGGTCGGGAGACCGTAACCGAAGACGACGTCGTGACCAGCGAACGCGATCGGACGACTGACATCTTTTCGTTTCTCGACACCGTCCTGAAGGAAGCAGACGCCCAGGAAGCCCTCGAAGCGTCCTACGATGTCGACGAGACGCCAGACGACCTCATCTCCTGGATCGAGGACAACGTGCCCAAGGACTACGAGGGGGCGGAACTCGCCGCAGCCTACCGTTCGCTCGCGAACGCCGACCGGTGGCTCGGTCGGGTTCGGGCGACGCAGAACTACACCTTCTGGCGATATGCGTCCGACGCTATGACGGCCGGCGTCGCGGCGGCTCGAAGCGGCGAGAAAGGCGGCTGGACACGCTACGGCCCGCCGAGTTACTGGTCGAAACTTGGTCGAACTAGCGGTGCGCGGGACACCCGCGACGACGTCGCTCGGGCCATCGCGACGGAAAGCGGCGTCAGCATGTCTACCGCACGCCGCGAAGTGCTACCCTATCTGGAGACGATGACCCACCACTGCACGAACCGCGAGTTGACGGTCGCGATGACCGGGGCGTACGATCTCGATCCCGACCACGTGGCGTTCATCACGGGCAGCGGTGCGGACACGAACAAGATCGCCTCGATCGTCGAGGACGCGGCGGAACGTCGGGAGACCGCCGCCGTCGACGCCTCGGAAGGTGCGTTCGAGTCGGGGGAAACCGACGAATCGTCGTCGGAAGGTGCTGTGCAAGGGAACGAGCGGGCGGAGACAGCCGACGAGACCACGCCCGAATCGCAAGCAGTCGAGACTGATGCAGCTTCGAGTCAGGAGGAGGCTGAACCGAGCGGCGAAGAAGACGACAGCGACGACCAACAGACCGGGCTCGGGGACTTCGTCTAG
- a CDS encoding NADH:flavin oxidoreductase/NADH oxidase has translation MTPDLFSSLEMRDTTVPNRVMVSPMCQYSCEDRDGVPTDWHRVHLGSRAVGGAGIVMSEATAVEPRGRISPEDTGIWSDEHVEAWQPITEFIAEKGSIPAIQLAHAGRKASKSRPWEGSDPVQPESGGWETVGPSGNAWPYDAEAPPHRGMDHDDIEDVIESFRTGAERALNAGFEIAEVHAAHGYLIHEFLSPVTNDRTDEYGGSFMDRTRFLREVVTTVRDVWPDEKPVFVRISATDWIDDGESWTLEQSVRLAGDLAELGVDLIDVSSGGIAPGSYPDEAGPNYQVPHAERIGEGTPEDLRVGAVGKITTAQQADAIVANGRADLAIVGREHLRDPYFTLHAARELDALDRVDVPPQYDRAF, from the coding sequence ATGACACCCGACCTCTTCTCGTCGCTCGAAATGCGGGACACGACTGTCCCCAATCGCGTGATGGTCTCGCCGATGTGTCAGTACTCCTGTGAGGACCGCGACGGCGTCCCGACCGACTGGCATCGCGTCCACCTCGGCAGCCGGGCCGTCGGTGGGGCGGGAATCGTCATGAGTGAGGCGACGGCCGTCGAACCGCGCGGCCGAATATCGCCTGAAGACACCGGGATCTGGTCGGACGAACACGTCGAGGCCTGGCAGCCGATCACCGAGTTCATCGCGGAAAAAGGCTCGATCCCCGCGATCCAGCTCGCCCACGCCGGACGAAAGGCCTCGAAGAGTCGGCCCTGGGAGGGTAGCGACCCCGTCCAGCCCGAATCCGGCGGCTGGGAGACGGTCGGCCCGAGCGGGAACGCCTGGCCGTACGACGCCGAGGCCCCACCACACCGGGGGATGGATCACGACGACATCGAGGACGTGATCGAATCGTTCCGGACCGGAGCCGAGCGCGCACTCAACGCCGGTTTCGAGATCGCCGAGGTCCACGCCGCCCACGGGTATCTCATCCACGAGTTCCTCTCACCGGTCACGAACGACCGGACCGACGAATACGGCGGGAGTTTCATGGATCGGACGCGATTCCTCCGGGAGGTCGTCACCACGGTCAGGGACGTCTGGCCCGACGAGAAGCCCGTCTTCGTCCGCATCTCCGCGACCGACTGGATCGACGACGGCGAGTCCTGGACGCTCGAGCAGTCGGTCCGACTGGCCGGCGACCTCGCCGAATTGGGCGTCGATCTGATCGACGTGAGTTCCGGCGGGATCGCCCCCGGATCCTATCCCGACGAAGCGGGACCGAACTACCAGGTCCCCCACGCCGAGCGCATCGGCGAGGGGACGCCCGAGGACCTCCGCGTCGGGGCCGTCGGGAAGATCACGACGGCCCAACAGGCCGATGCCATCGTCGCTAACGGTCGCGCCGACCTCGCGATCGTCGGTCGGGAACACCTCCGGGATCCGTATTTCACACTTCACGCGGCGCGCGAACTCGACGCACTCGACCGCGTCGACGTCCCGCCGCAGTACGACCGGGCGTTCTGA